The proteins below are encoded in one region of Paenarthrobacter ilicis:
- a CDS encoding FmdB family zinc ribbon protein — protein sequence MPTYAYACKDCDHAFDIVQSFSDSSLTECPECQGSLRKKFNSVGVVFKGSGFYRTDSRDAKGSTVSAAPAAPAASTPAPAAASAPAAS from the coding sequence GTGCCCACTTACGCATACGCCTGCAAAGACTGTGACCACGCCTTTGATATCGTCCAGTCCTTTTCTGACAGCTCCCTGACGGAGTGCCCAGAATGCCAGGGTTCGCTTCGTAAGAAGTTCAACAGCGTTGGCGTTGTTTTCAAGGGCTCGGGTTTCTACCGCACTGATTCGCGCGATGCCAAGGGCAGCACTGTTTCCGCTGCCCCTGCAGCTCCCGCAGCCTCGACTCCTGCACCCGCTGCTGCTTCGGCACCGGCCGCCAGCTAG